From a single Novosphingobium sp. 9U genomic region:
- a CDS encoding FAD-dependent monooxygenase gives MGNSQDVPVLIAGGGPVGMALALNLARYGVRSMLVERNPTTTRHPKMDLTNGRSMELFHRLGLDEKLRDAGVPRENAFDILWVTSMVGHDLHRFPYPSANEKTDIIRSCNDGSQGAQAPLRVSQIEIEPVLKRAIDESPLVDVRFGTRFESIIDNGPDGVVAEIANDATGEAETVNCAYLAGCDGGRSRVRACLGINLQGDENVAGAYMVHFRTNDAELLQRWGPVYHLQSGSGTIIAQNDKDIYTLQAWLTPDSKPDEMTPEQVLEGWVGKPFEYEILQANPWFAHFVVAERYREGNVLLGGDSAHQYIPTGGYGMNSGIADAAAMAWVLAARLHGWGGDKLLTAYDLERRPTAWWHLEASRRHMGVRIQISGLYQEAGDLEAQGPEADARRAELARKIEALGNAENESWGVEFGYRYDQSPIVAREPNPPAIDPIVYQPTTWPGARLPHVFLADGESLYDKLGLYFTLVVLDGTDTSSLEAVATERGVPLDILRLERRDLRPIYERNLLLVRPDQHVAWRGDALPDDTAALLDLVVGR, from the coding sequence ATGGGCAACTCACAGGACGTGCCTGTTCTCATCGCCGGTGGCGGGCCGGTTGGGATGGCACTCGCCCTAAACCTGGCGCGTTACGGCGTTCGCTCGATGCTTGTCGAACGAAATCCCACGACCACGCGCCACCCTAAGATGGACCTGACGAATGGCCGCAGCATGGAGTTGTTCCATCGCTTGGGGCTCGACGAAAAGTTGCGTGACGCAGGCGTGCCGCGCGAGAACGCGTTCGACATCCTGTGGGTAACGTCCATGGTCGGACACGACCTCCACCGCTTCCCGTATCCTTCCGCGAATGAGAAGACGGACATCATCCGCTCGTGCAATGACGGCTCGCAAGGTGCCCAGGCTCCGCTACGCGTGAGCCAAATCGAAATCGAGCCTGTTCTCAAGAGGGCGATCGACGAAAGTCCGCTAGTGGACGTCCGGTTTGGCACCCGGTTCGAGAGCATCATCGACAACGGCCCGGACGGGGTCGTCGCCGAGATTGCCAACGACGCCACCGGCGAAGCCGAGACAGTCAATTGCGCTTACCTGGCAGGCTGCGACGGCGGGCGTAGCCGCGTGCGCGCGTGCCTCGGTATCAACCTGCAAGGCGACGAGAACGTTGCGGGTGCCTACATGGTACACTTCCGCACCAACGATGCCGAACTGCTGCAGCGCTGGGGGCCGGTCTACCATCTCCAATCCGGCTCGGGCACGATCATCGCGCAGAACGACAAGGACATCTACACTCTGCAGGCCTGGCTTACGCCTGACTCGAAGCCGGATGAGATGACGCCCGAGCAGGTGCTGGAAGGCTGGGTCGGGAAGCCGTTCGAGTATGAGATCCTCCAGGCCAACCCTTGGTTCGCGCACTTCGTGGTTGCGGAACGTTACCGCGAGGGCAACGTGCTGCTCGGCGGCGATAGTGCCCACCAGTATATTCCAACGGGCGGCTATGGCATGAACTCCGGAATCGCCGATGCTGCGGCGATGGCTTGGGTCCTCGCCGCACGCCTCCATGGCTGGGGCGGCGATAAACTGCTCACCGCGTACGACCTCGAGCGCCGTCCAACCGCGTGGTGGCACCTTGAGGCCTCGCGTCGCCACATGGGCGTGCGGATCCAGATTTCCGGGCTTTACCAGGAGGCTGGCGACCTTGAGGCGCAGGGCCCCGAAGCGGACGCACGTCGCGCCGAACTGGCTCGCAAGATCGAAGCGCTCGGCAACGCTGAAAACGAGAGCTGGGGGGTCGAGTTCGGCTATCGCTACGATCAATCTCCGATCGTGGCGCGCGAGCCCAACCCACCTGCGATCGACCCCATCGTCTACCAGCCCACCACTTGGCCCGGCGCCCGCTTGCCACATGTGTTTCTGGCTGATGGGGAGTCGCTGTACGATAAGCTAGGGCTCTACTTTACTCTTGTCGTCCTCGATGGCACGGACACTTCGTCACTGGAAGCAGTGGCGACCGAACGCGGTGTACCGCTCGACATACTGCGCCTGGAACGGCGGGACTTGCGCCCGATCTACGAGCGCAACCTGCTCCTCGTTCGTCCCGACCAACACGTCGCATGGCGTGGCGATGCACTCCCAGACGACACCGCCGCGTTGTTGGATCTCGTCGTGGGACGATAA
- a CDS encoding SDR family NAD(P)-dependent oxidoreductase codes for MARMLEGKSIIITGAASGIGRAAARLFAEAGARLLICDWNKAGVDETADMVRQAGGEVGTMQVDVSDEAQVKALTEKGVELYGHLDGAYNNAGVQMLNKLTQDLTLDDWHKVNGVNAVGIFLCVKHEIAAMRKSGRGAIVNTASANGVVAQAYSTEYVASKHAVIGITRGAASEAIETGVRVNCVLPGMINTPMIVDLVNNPEFRPHYDSALARHTVGRFGEPEDVAYVARFLLSDQAAFMNAAAVAVDGGYTAR; via the coding sequence ATGGCTCGCATGCTTGAGGGAAAGAGCATCATCATCACGGGTGCCGCCTCCGGCATCGGCCGCGCCGCCGCCCGACTTTTCGCGGAAGCCGGCGCCCGCCTTCTTATCTGCGACTGGAACAAGGCCGGCGTCGATGAGACGGCGGACATGGTGAGGCAGGCCGGCGGCGAAGTTGGGACGATGCAGGTCGACGTCAGTGATGAGGCCCAGGTAAAAGCCCTAACAGAGAAGGGAGTCGAGCTGTATGGGCACCTGGACGGCGCCTACAACAACGCCGGCGTGCAGATGTTGAACAAATTGACGCAAGACCTCACGTTGGATGATTGGCACAAGGTCAATGGCGTCAACGCCGTCGGGATCTTTCTGTGCGTGAAGCACGAGATCGCTGCCATGCGAAAGTCAGGCAGAGGTGCGATCGTCAACACCGCCTCGGCTAACGGCGTTGTCGCGCAGGCCTACTCTACGGAGTACGTCGCCTCGAAGCACGCGGTAATTGGAATCACCCGCGGCGCCGCGAGCGAAGCCATTGAGACCGGCGTACGTGTCAACTGTGTGCTACCTGGCATGATCAACACACCGATGATTGTCGACCTGGTCAACAATCCCGAGTTCAGGCCCCACTATGACTCTGCGCTCGCGCGCCACACGGTAGGCCGCTTTGGCGAGCCTGAGGACGTTGCCTACGTCGCCCGTTTCCTCCTCTCTGACCAAGCGGCCTTTATGAACGCTGCCGCAGTTGCAGTCGACGGGGGATACACGGCGCGATGA
- a CDS encoding TonB-dependent receptor, with translation MSKVRQRVRCSRIVLALTLTASWTTSAAAQDVAQNNDQADTVDSLRNLDEIVVTATKREQNVNDVGISITALSAESLAKSGITDSTGITFSVPNLENAPVFGPGSNTNFSVRGVAQNDYNDGTESPIATYVDDVYLVPTGAGSFPLYDMQRVEVLRGPQGTLFGRNSTGGLIHFISAKPTDNFYASISGMYGSHDTKEITGVLNIPIVQDKVSLRIAGQYHDNDAWMNNLSGTQPDNGQLKTRSVRAILRLKPTDTITDDIKFSYDNAHGYTNGVFHQAVGIDAVTGNQFVLGANQDFYGTGPQRDSFGLANVEPGESDNGSVRRLNGTNSYLVSNTLNWDLGATTITSVTAYNHYHRDQIEDCDGLQPSICNTHYDNVSRQVTQELRSFTDLGGVRITGGVYYLWHKVNLRNFIPLLLNVPSVTFAQRVDGQQRSRSYAAFGNVEWDATPTITVIGGLRVSKDKKHFNQDLRFVLPADPANPFPNYWNTMALDIPYGDTIAQNLFDESTAGSLTRINKTTWSAKGEVDFKPTDRTLVYGSISRGIKSPGFNNGVISIGLTPEQYQFKTEVLTAYELGLKQEIGRIGNFNLSGFYYDYKNFDTLSFVGVASFTDNHDATLYGIEGDISLRPVEGLTLKLNGGLVHSKLQDVANAALVVADRDMPLAPSWSVGGSIRYELPIANGDYRLGLQADARARDSFYNNPGNDSAAKVPSMELVNARVDLADANDRFEVGVSVKNVFNKTYITSLFLLQGLGGYRYGQIGLPRWASLDVTVKFK, from the coding sequence TTGAGCAAAGTACGGCAGCGCGTCCGGTGCTCACGCATCGTCCTGGCGCTTACTCTAACGGCCAGTTGGACTACTTCGGCAGCCGCGCAAGATGTTGCACAGAACAACGATCAGGCCGATACTGTTGATAGTCTGCGGAACCTGGACGAGATCGTGGTGACCGCCACCAAGCGTGAGCAAAACGTCAACGATGTTGGTATTTCGATTACTGCTTTGAGCGCGGAGTCGCTCGCCAAATCAGGCATCACGGACTCCACCGGCATCACGTTCTCTGTACCAAATCTTGAGAATGCACCCGTGTTCGGTCCCGGATCGAACACCAACTTTTCCGTGCGCGGCGTTGCTCAAAACGACTATAACGATGGCACGGAATCCCCGATCGCCACTTATGTGGACGATGTCTATCTCGTCCCGACGGGAGCCGGCTCCTTTCCGCTATACGACATGCAGCGAGTGGAAGTGCTGCGCGGACCGCAAGGTACGCTGTTTGGGCGCAACAGTACCGGCGGCTTGATCCACTTCATATCCGCAAAGCCGACTGATAATTTCTATGCTTCCATCAGCGGCATGTACGGGTCGCACGACACGAAAGAGATTACGGGCGTCCTCAACATCCCGATCGTTCAGGATAAGGTCTCACTGCGCATCGCCGGCCAGTACCACGACAACGACGCCTGGATGAACAATCTGTCCGGGACCCAGCCGGACAACGGGCAGCTCAAGACCCGTTCGGTCCGCGCGATACTGCGGCTGAAGCCGACCGATACGATTACCGACGACATCAAGTTCTCGTACGACAATGCGCATGGATACACCAATGGGGTGTTCCATCAGGCAGTTGGGATTGACGCGGTCACCGGCAACCAGTTCGTTCTAGGAGCGAACCAGGACTTCTATGGAACCGGACCGCAGCGCGACTCCTTTGGTCTCGCCAACGTGGAGCCGGGCGAAAGCGACAATGGCTCGGTTCGGCGTCTGAATGGGACAAACTCGTATCTCGTCTCCAACACGCTCAATTGGGATCTCGGCGCCACCACAATCACCTCGGTGACCGCGTACAACCATTACCATCGTGATCAAATCGAGGATTGCGACGGTCTCCAGCCGTCGATTTGTAACACGCACTACGACAACGTCAGCCGGCAGGTGACGCAGGAGCTGCGCTCTTTCACAGATCTGGGTGGCGTGCGGATCACCGGCGGTGTTTATTATCTCTGGCACAAAGTAAACTTGCGCAACTTCATCCCGCTTCTGTTGAATGTGCCTTCGGTGACGTTCGCGCAGCGGGTGGACGGCCAGCAGCGGTCGAGGAGCTACGCCGCATTCGGTAACGTAGAGTGGGACGCAACGCCGACGATCACTGTGATCGGCGGTCTACGCGTGTCCAAAGACAAGAAACACTTCAATCAGGATTTGCGTTTCGTACTGCCCGCCGATCCAGCGAACCCGTTCCCCAACTACTGGAACACGATGGCGCTGGACATTCCGTATGGCGACACGATCGCGCAAAACCTGTTTGACGAGTCCACCGCGGGATCGCTCACCAGGATCAACAAGACGACATGGTCGGCAAAGGGTGAAGTGGACTTCAAGCCCACCGACAGGACGCTGGTCTACGGATCGATCTCGCGCGGCATCAAGTCGCCGGGCTTCAACAACGGCGTTATTTCCATCGGGCTCACGCCGGAGCAGTACCAGTTCAAGACTGAGGTGCTGACTGCTTACGAACTGGGTCTCAAGCAGGAGATCGGGCGGATCGGCAACTTCAACCTGTCCGGTTTCTACTACGATTACAAGAATTTCGACACGCTCTCGTTTGTCGGCGTAGCCTCGTTCACCGATAACCATGACGCCACTCTCTACGGGATCGAGGGCGATATCAGCCTCCGGCCTGTCGAGGGCCTGACGTTGAAGCTCAACGGCGGACTGGTTCACAGCAAGTTGCAGGATGTTGCTAATGCCGCGCTGGTGGTTGCGGACCGTGACATGCCGCTAGCGCCCTCCTGGTCGGTGGGTGGGTCCATTCGTTACGAGCTGCCGATAGCGAACGGCGATTACCGCCTTGGGCTCCAGGCGGACGCGCGGGCGCGCGACTCCTTCTACAACAATCCCGGCAACGATTCTGCGGCTAAAGTCCCGAGCATGGAACTGGTCAATGCACGCGTTGACCTGGCGGACGCGAACGACCGCTTCGAAGTCGGCGTTTCGGTCAAGAACGTGTTCAACAAGACGTATATCACCTCGCTGTTCCTGCTCCAGGGACTTGGCGGCTATCGGTACGGGCAGATCGGCCTGCCACGTTGGGCGTCTCTTGACGTCACCGTTAAGTTCAAATGA